From Rhodanobacter sp. LX-99:
ACTTCAGCGCCTCGCGGCGCGCGCTGTCCGGCTTGCCGCGATCGCCGAGCACGCCGACGTAATACTGCAGGCCGGCCACCACGCAGCGGCCGTCGCGGCAGTCGCGCGGCGGCACGTAGTCGCAAGCGCTGCCGCCGCGGAAATTGACGTAGTGCTGGCCGCGCGTCTGCTTCCACAACGCCGCGCGCGCCGGGTCGTCCTGGATCTGGTCGGGCCAGTTGGCCACGTCGGCCAGCCGCTGCGTATGCTCCGGCGCCAGCAGGCGCTCCAGCTCGGCCTCGGCAGCCGGACTCAGGTGCCGCTGCGCCAGTTCGGCGACCACGCTGTGGCCGAGCGGTCCCCAGGCCTGGACCGACGGCGCGACCGCGAACATGACGGCCACGAAGGCGAGTGAACGGCTGGAGAGGGACATGACGACCGCCGGCGCAAAGGCCGCAGTCTGCCACAGCGACAATCGGGCGCGGGCCATCCAGACGCTTTCATTGTAAGATTTCACGGTTGAAACACCGGCACCGCGGCCTGCGGCTGCCATCCATCGTCGCAACATTCCCAATCGCCCTCAGGAGGACGTTCCCTCATGACCATCAAGGTCGGCATCAACGGCTTTGGCCGCATCGGTCGCAACGTGCTGCGTGCAGCCGTGCAGAATTTCGGCAACGACATCGAGATCGTGGCGATCAACGACCTGCTGGAGCCGGACTACCTGGCCTACATGCTGAAGCACGACTCCGTGCATGGCCGCTTCGAGGGCGACGTGCAGGTCGATGGCGGCCACCTGGTGGTCAACGGCAAGCGCATCCGCCTGACCCAGGAACGCGACCCGGCCAACCTGAAATGGAACGAAGTGAACGCCGACGTGGTGATCGAATCCACCGGCCTGTTCCTGACCAAGGAAACCGCGCAGAAGCACCTGGACGCGGGCGCGAAGAAGGTGATCCTGTCGGCGCCGTCGAAGGACGACACGCCGATGTTCGTCTACGGCGTCAACGACAAGACCTACAAGGGCGAGGCGATCGTCTCCAACGCCAGCTGCACCACCAACTGCCTGGCGCCGGTGGCCAAGGTGCTCAACGACAAGTGGGGCATCAAGCGCGGCCTGATGACCACCGTGCATGCCGCCACCGCGACGCAGAAGACCGTCGACGGCCCGAGCAACAAGGACTGGCGCGGCGGCCGCGGCATCCTGGAGAACATCATTCCCTCGTCCACCGGCGCCGCCAAGGCCGTCGGCGTGGTGATCCCCGAGCTCAACAAGAAGCTCACCGGCATGAGCTTCCGCGTGCCGACCTCGGACGTGTCCGTGGTCGACCTCACCGTCGAGCTGGAGAAGAATGCCACCTACGCGGAAATCTGCGCGGAGATGAAGGCGCAGAGCGAAGGCGCGCTGAAGGGCATCCTCGGCTACACCGAGGAAAAGGTGGTGGCCACCGACTTCCGCGGCGACGCACGCACCTCGATCTTCGACGCCGACGCCGGCATCGCGCTGGACGGCACCTTCATCAAGCTGGTCAGCTGGTACGACAACGAGTGGGGCTACTCGAACAAGTGCCTGGAGATGGTGCGGGTGGTGGCGAAGTAAGCCGCCTGGCCGCATGAAGCAAAAAGCCCGCGGATGCGGGCTTTTTTGTGCTTACCGTTTCAGCAGCGGCAGCTTGTCCGGTACGCCGTCCCACTTCGCGGCATCTTCCATCGACGGGATCTTGCTGGTCAGCACCGGCCACTCGCGCGCCAGCTCGGCATTGATCGAAAGAAAGATTTCCTGTCCCGCCGGCACCTCGAGCTCGGGGAAGATCGCGCCGACCGGGCATTCCTCCACGCACAGCGTGCAGTCGATGCATTCGTCGGGATCGATCACCAGGAAGTTCGGACCTTCATGGAAGCAGTCCACCGGACACACCTCGACGCAATCGGTGTGCTTGCAGTTGATGCAGTTTTCGGTGACGACGTGCGTCATCGTGCCTCCTTCCGGCACCTGCCGGCGATGACTAGAGTGTCGACGACGGCAGATAGCACGGCAATGACCCAGATCAGTGCCCGCCGCGCACCGCCATCGCAGAATTCACCCGAATTCCACCCGTCCCCAAGGAACAACATCATGATGCGCAAACTGATTGCCCTTGCCCTGCTCGGCCTGCTCTCCACTCCGCTGATGGCCGCCGAATGCGCGACCACCATCGAAGGCAGCGACGCCATGCAGTTCAACCAGAAAACCATCACCGTGCCGAAGACCTGCAAGACCTTCAAG
This genomic window contains:
- a CDS encoding S1/P1 nuclease, producing the protein MSLSSRSLAFVAVMFAVAPSVQAWGPLGHSVVAELAQRHLSPAAEAELERLLAPEHTQRLADVANWPDQIQDDPARAALWKQTRGQHYVNFRGGSACDYVPPRDCRDGRCVVAGLQYYVGVLGDRGKPDSARREALKFVVHFVGDIHQPLHAGYRDDKGGNTYQVQFDGRGSNLHKVWDSGLLSSRGLDWQAYAQALDSAVPVNLPAPIAPLDNPYAQWAEESCRITAGPGFYPDGHEIDPAYVRAELPVAELRLRQAGRRLAAVLDLALAR
- the gap gene encoding type I glyceraldehyde-3-phosphate dehydrogenase, which gives rise to MTIKVGINGFGRIGRNVLRAAVQNFGNDIEIVAINDLLEPDYLAYMLKHDSVHGRFEGDVQVDGGHLVVNGKRIRLTQERDPANLKWNEVNADVVIESTGLFLTKETAQKHLDAGAKKVILSAPSKDDTPMFVYGVNDKTYKGEAIVSNASCTTNCLAPVAKVLNDKWGIKRGLMTTVHAATATQKTVDGPSNKDWRGGRGILENIIPSSTGAAKAVGVVIPELNKKLTGMSFRVPTSDVSVVDLTVELEKNATYAEICAEMKAQSEGALKGILGYTEEKVVATDFRGDARTSIFDADAGIALDGTFIKLVSWYDNEWGYSNKCLEMVRVVAK
- the fdxA gene encoding ferredoxin FdxA, giving the protein MTHVVTENCINCKHTDCVEVCPVDCFHEGPNFLVIDPDECIDCTLCVEECPVGAIFPELEVPAGQEIFLSINAELAREWPVLTSKIPSMEDAAKWDGVPDKLPLLKR